The genomic region CCTGTTCGTCTTCGAGCAGACCGGGATTGAATCGGGCAGGGTGGTTGGGCGCCTGCGGCCGACGGGGCTGCGTCCGAAGTTCATGGACCGGATCGAAGCCTCAGGGATTCACCTGCCCGCGTCGGTCTTCGGCATCGGGGAACGCATGCGCTATTGATCTCCCCCGGAGTCATCTCATGTCCCCAGCGTTGATTTCCATCATCTTTGTCGCCGTCGCCGTCATCCTGCTGGTGTTTGCCTTCCTGGGTTCCGGCGACACCTCGGTGGAAGAACGGCTGAGCCGCTATACGGAATTCACCGTACCGGTTGAGGAAAATGAGCCCACCAAAGAAGATAAACAACGAAGCAGTCCGGTGGCGGATTACCTGGAAAAGAACTTTTCACATTCAGATTGGTTTGAAGGCATCTCCAAGGACATCGCCCGGGCGGATCTGAAACTGAGGCCGACGGAATACATCGCCCTGATCGTCATCGCCACCATCGGGATGGGGGCGATCGCATTCCTCCTCTTTAAGAGCATCCTGTTGGCCCCCGTCGGCGCGGTGATCGGATTCTTCCTTCCCGGTTTCTACATCAAGCAAAAACAAAGCGGGCGGCTGCATCAATTCGAAGCCCAAATGGCGGACATGCTGAACCTCAGCGTCAACAGCCTCAGGGCCGGCTATTCCGTGATCCAGGCGCTGGAATCCGTCGCCAAGGAGATGCCGTCCCCCATGTCAGTGGAGATCCGCCGCGTCGTCCAGGAAGTCCAGATCGGCCTTACCCTGGACGTGGCGCTGGAAAACCTCCTGCGCCGGATGAACAGCCCCGACCTGAAGCTGATCATCACGGCGATCAACATCCAGCGCGAGGTCGGCGGCAACCTGGCGGAAATTCTAGACACGATCTCGCACACCATCCGCGAACGGGTCCGGATCAAAGGCGAAATCCGCGTGTTGACAGCCCAGCAGTCGATTACGGGGTATCTGATCGGGTTCCTTCCGTTCGGTTTGGGAGGATTCCTCTACCTCTACAATCCATCCTACATCGGAAAATTTTTTGCGCCGGAATCCCGCGCCTGCGGGATCCCGATGGTGATCTGCGGCGGACTTCTGATCGTTGGAGGGTTCGTCGCCGTCCGGAAAATCGTGTCGATCGAGATTTAACAGGCCATCATGCTTATCGCCGTTTTCATCGGGATTGTTGTCATCGGGGCCGCCGCGCTGGTGTATGCGGCGGTCAAGATGCCCAAGGACCAAACCCCGCTGGACGCCCGGTTGTCGGAATACGCCGGACGGGAAGTGCCGATCAGCCTGGAAGAAATCGAGCTGCAGCAGCCGTTTCACGAGCGGGTGATCCTGCCCATCCTCAAAGGGATCAGCGATCTCATCGTCCGGTTTACGCCGGCCGCCAACATCCAGACCATCCAGAAAAAACTCGATTTGGCCGGCAATCCGTGGGGAGTCGAAGCTCCGGTCTACTGGTCGATGCAGATCGTCTTCGCAGTCCTGTTTGGGGGGGTCTTGTCCTTCCTGTTCCTGTTCGGCACCTGGCGGCCGCAGTGGTTCATCGCGATCGGCTTGGTGATCTTCGGCTTGGTGTTCGGATACTTCTTCCCGCGGCTGTATCTGGACAGCCGAATCGCGCGCCGCCAGGAGAATGTCCGCAAGGCGATGCCGGACGCCTTGGACCTGCTGACCATCTGCGTCGAAGCCGGCCTGGGATTCGATTCCGCCATGTCGAAGGTGACCGAGGAATGGGAGAACGAGTTGAGCATGGCATTAGGCCGGGTGATTCAGGAAATCCGCCTGGGAAAACTCCGCCGCGACGCCTTGCGGGACATGGCCGAACGGATCGGCATCTCCGAAATGACGAGCTTCGTCGCGGCCGTGATCCAATCCGAACAGTTGGGCGTCAGCATGTCGCGGGTATTACGGATCCAAGCCGACCAAATGCGCATGCGCCGAAGGCAGCGCGCCGAAGAGAAGGCCCGTCAAGCCCCCGTGAAGATGATGATTCCGCTCGTGTTCCTGATCTTCCCGTCGATCCTGATCGTGCTCCTGGGTCCTGCGGGATTGATCCTGTTCACGTCGCCGGTCGGGAAGATGTTCTTCGGTGGAGGCTAATGGGCGCCCGGATCATGCGGAGAAGGTTCCCGAGGCTCGAGGAAAACGACCGCTCGCTACAATCCTTCCTGCTTGACCTTTTTTTCCCCCCCCAATGCGTATATTGCCGATCGCTCGGCCCCCGAATTTGCGCCGCCTGCGCCGCCGGGATCGACTGGATCGATTCGCGCCGTTGCCCATGGTGCGGCCTTCCTGAGCCGATCCCGCCGACGCACCGCTGCATCGACCGAACCCGGCTTGACTTCGTCCGGTCGGCGGCAGCCTTCTCGGGACCGCTGCGGAAAGCGCTGCATGCCTTGAAATATGATGCGGACCGCTCCCTGGCTGCGGAGTTGGTCAAACTCGCCTACCCCCATTGGTCTCCGCCGTCCTGGGAATTCGATCTGATCCTTCCTGTGCCGCTGGGGAAACGCCGTCAAATCCAGCGCGGATACAACCAGTCGCTTTTGCTGGCCGGGGCGATCGCGCGACGGTCGGTCATTCCGCTGGGCGAAAAAAACCTTGTCCGAGTCCGCGAGACACAAAGCCAAGTGGGATTGTCGCTCGGAGAGCGCCGGGAGAACGTGGCCGAGGCCTTCCGCGCCGCCGAAGTGGCGGGGCGGAGGATTCTCCTGGTCGACGACGTCTGCACCACGGGGGCGACCCTGGATAGCTGCGCGGCGGCATTGCGCAAGGCAGGCGCCGCCGCAGTGGCAGCGCTGACTTTGGCACGCGCCGTCCTGCCCGCCGCAGGGAGGGAATCCTGAAACCATTCTCAATTGGAGGAAGACAATGACCATCCAAATCCTTGTCAACACCACCGAAATGGAAATGACCCCGCACCTTCAGGAGTACGTGGAGAAGAAGATTAATAAGCTGAGCCGCTTTCTGGACAATATCGACGAGGCCAGGGCGGAATTGAAATACGACCGGGGCGTGCGCAGCGAGAACGACAAGCACGTCGCCCAGCTGACCATCCGGGGAAGGGACTTACTGTTGCGGGCCGAGGAGCGGAGCAACGACATTTACGCGTCCGTGGATGCGGCCCTCGACAAACTCCACCGTCAGATGGAAAAATACAAAGGCCGGCGGATGCGCGTCCGCGGAGAGGGTGGCCCTGTGAAAACCGGAATCGCCGACCACGTCGAGGACGAGCCGGACAAAGACCAAGTCGTCGTCCGCCGGAAGCGCTTCGCGCTCGAGCCGATGAGCGAAACGGAGGCGATCGAGCAAATGCACATGCTGGGACACGAGGAATTTTTCCTCTTCCAGAACGTGCGCAGCGGGGGAATCAACGTGGTATACCGGAGAAGGGACGGGGCCTACGGGATCCTGGAACCCGAGATCCGCTGACGAAGCCGTCCGGACGGGGGATCAGCGGATCGACCGCAGGCCCCACCGTTCGCGGATGCGCCGCTCGAAGGGCGCAAACACGAGAAAGTCGACCAACAATCCGATGGCGACGATGATGATCATGACCGAGATCACCTGCGCCATGTCGTTCAATTCGCGGCCCATCGTAAGCAGATGGCCGAGGCTGGCCTTCCCGCCGTAGTACAGCAGTTCGCCCGCCATCAGGGAGCGCCAGGCAAACGACCACCCCAATTTCATGCCCGAGATGATCGATGGGAACGCCGCCGGCAGGATCACCTGCGAATACAGCCTGATGCCGGCGGCTCCCATGGTTTTCGCCGCCTGAAGGAACAGCGGGGGGGTGTTGCGAATCCCGTCGGCGGTCGAGAGGGAGATGGACAGCAGGGCTCCCATGATGACCACGAAGATGATCGCCCTTTCCGACAAGCCGAACCATAACAAAGCCAGGGGCAGCCAACACACGCTGGGCAGCGCCTGCAATCCCAGGATGACCGACCCGACGGTCTGCTGGATGATCGGAATCCGTCCGATCAACATCCCAAGCGTTATTCCAACAAGAAGGGAAATCCCGTAGCCCGCGGCCAGCCTCCATAGGCTGTAGAGAATAGCCCTGGGAAAGGTTCCGTCCACAAAGCCGGTCCAGATGGAACGGAGAACATCGTAGAAAGACGGAATGATGTACTTGGGCCAAATGCCCAGCCGAACCACGGCTTCCCAGACAACGATCAGCAGTCCGAAAAACAGGATCCTAACCAACCAGGTTTTCATGGTCCTGTTCCTTTTGCTTGGCCGCAAGGACTTCTTCCCGCAGATCGGAAAGCACCTCCCGCACCGCCTCCACCAGCGCGAAATCTTCGATATGTCGCGGACGGGGCAGCTCGCATTTAAAGACCTTTTTCAACCGTCCAGGCCGCGCCGAAAGCAACAACACGCGGTCCCCAAGGACGAAGGCTTCGCGTACGTTGTGGGTGACGAAAAGGATGGTGGTTCCCGTTTTCTGCCAGATTTCCTGCAGTTCCGTATGCAACATGTCCCGGGTCTGGGCGTCGAGGGCCGCGAACGGCTCATCCATCAGGAGGACGTCCGGCTCCAAGGCCAGCGCCCTGGCCAGCGCCACCCTTTGCTTCATGCCTCCGGAGAGTTCATGGGTGTAGGCTTTGCGGAAACTGTTCAGCCCCACCAAGCGCAGATATTCCAAAGCCTTCTTCGGTTGGTCCTTTTTCGGTATACCCGCGCAATCCAACCCGAAGGAGACGTTGTCCATCACGTTAAGCCAGGGAAATAGCGCCGGCTCCTGAAAAATAACCACTCGGTCGCGGCCGGGGCCGGTGATGAGCTTGCCGTCCAGCAGGACACTGCCGGAATCCGCCTGTTCCAACCCGGCGATGATGTGCAACAGCGTCGTTTTTCCGCAGCCGGAAGGACCCAGCAGGCATAAGAACTCCCCGGCCTTCACGTCAAAGGTAAGATCCTCCAGCGCAAGGGTGGATTCACGGTGGCTGTGTTCAAAGATTTTCGACAAAGACTGGACGGATAGCTTCAACGCCTCTCCTTTACGGAGGAAGGTGAAAAAACGCAGTTCGAAGAGCCGTTTTCTTATGTTACTCCGAAAAAAGGGGGTGGATTGCCGTTTTCCTCACTCCGGATTATCTCCCTTGAGGAATCCTGGTTTGTCCAAGGACTGGAGTAGAATTATACCGTATTCCCCCCGTTTTCCGTGTATCAGGAGGCGTCAGGATAACCCGGCATGGACCCCACCAACGCGTCCCAGCGGCTGGAAGAGTTGAAGCGGCGCATCCAATATCATTCCTACCAGTATCATGTGATGGATTCTCCCGTTATCAGCGACGCCGAATACGACGCGATGATGCGCGAATTAACCGCCCTCGAGGCGCGATACCCTGAATTAAAAACCCCCGATTCGCCGACCCAACGAGTTGGCGGATCCGTCTCGGAAAAATTCAACCGCACCGCCCATCCCCATCCGGTATTGAGTCTCGGAAACGCGTTCCACCCCGATGATCTTCGCGGCTGGTTCGACCGGATCATGAAGCTGTCACCCGATGTAGCCCGCGCCGGCTTTGTGATCGAACCGAAAATCGACGGGCTGACCGTGATCCTTCACTACAACGAGGGCGTGTTCCGGTTGGGGGCGACCCGGGGCGACGGCCTGGAGGGGGAGGACATCACCCCGAACCTGCGGACCATCCGGTCCTTGCCGCTGCGAATCCCCGCGGATCCGCACGTACGCCGCATCCCGCCGCGGCGGTTGGTGGTTCGGGGGGAAGCGTTCATACCGGTCGCCGAATTCGAGGCCTTGAACGAAAGATTGGCCCGCGAGGGGGAAAAGGTGTATGTCAATCCACGCAATGCGGCGGCCGGGGCTTTGCGCCAATTGGATTCCAGCCTGACGGCGCGGCGGCCGATCGACGTGTTGTGTTATTCCGTTCTCGTGTGGGAGGGGGCGAACCGGCCCGCGACCCAAATCCAAACCCTGGCTGTGCTGAAGGAATTGGGCTTTCCCGTACCCGCCATGGCAGAGCGGGCGGCGACCATTGAGGAAGCGATCCGCATTTGCGGATCCTTCGAGGAGCGTAGGAATTCCTTTAAATTCGAAACCGACGGATTGGTGGTGAAACTCGACGATCTGGCGTTGGCCGACCGGCTAGGGTATGTCGGCAAGGATCCCCGGGGCGCCATCGCCTATAAGTTCGCCGCCCGTGAGGTCAGCACCCGGCTC from Anaerolineales bacterium harbors:
- a CDS encoding type II secretion system F family protein — its product is MSPALISIIFVAVAVILLVFAFLGSGDTSVEERLSRYTEFTVPVEENEPTKEDKQRSSPVADYLEKNFSHSDWFEGISKDIARADLKLRPTEYIALIVIATIGMGAIAFLLFKSILLAPVGAVIGFFLPGFYIKQKQSGRLHQFEAQMADMLNLSVNSLRAGYSVIQALESVAKEMPSPMSVEIRRVVQEVQIGLTLDVALENLLRRMNSPDLKLIITAINIQREVGGNLAEILDTISHTIRERVRIKGEIRVLTAQQSITGYLIGFLPFGLGGFLYLYNPSYIGKFFAPESRACGIPMVICGGLLIVGGFVAVRKIVSIEI
- the raiA gene encoding ribosome-associated translation inhibitor RaiA, whose amino-acid sequence is MTIQILVNTTEMEMTPHLQEYVEKKINKLSRFLDNIDEARAELKYDRGVRSENDKHVAQLTIRGRDLLLRAEERSNDIYASVDAALDKLHRQMEKYKGRRMRVRGEGGPVKTGIADHVEDEPDKDQVVVRRKRFALEPMSETEAIEQMHMLGHEEFFLFQNVRSGGINVVYRRRDGAYGILEPEIR
- a CDS encoding ABC transporter permease — encoded protein: MKTWLVRILFFGLLIVVWEAVVRLGIWPKYIIPSFYDVLRSIWTGFVDGTFPRAILYSLWRLAAGYGISLLVGITLGMLIGRIPIIQQTVGSVILGLQALPSVCWLPLALLWFGLSERAIIFVVIMGALLSISLSTADGIRNTPPLFLQAAKTMGAAGIRLYSQVILPAAFPSIISGMKLGWSFAWRSLMAGELLYYGGKASLGHLLTMGRELNDMAQVISVMIIIVAIGLLVDFLVFAPFERRIRERWGLRSIR
- a CDS encoding ComF family protein translates to MGARIMRRRFPRLEENDRSLQSFLLDLFFPPQCVYCRSLGPRICAACAAGIDWIDSRRCPWCGLPEPIPPTHRCIDRTRLDFVRSAAAFSGPLRKALHALKYDADRSLAAELVKLAYPHWSPPSWEFDLILPVPLGKRRQIQRGYNQSLLLAGAIARRSVIPLGEKNLVRVRETQSQVGLSLGERRENVAEAFRAAEVAGRRILLVDDVCTTGATLDSCAAALRKAGAAAVAALTLARAVLPAAGRES
- a CDS encoding ABC transporter ATP-binding protein, yielding MKLSVQSLSKIFEHSHRESTLALEDLTFDVKAGEFLCLLGPSGCGKTTLLHIIAGLEQADSGSVLLDGKLITGPGRDRVVIFQEPALFPWLNVMDNVSFGLDCAGIPKKDQPKKALEYLRLVGLNSFRKAYTHELSGGMKQRVALARALALEPDVLLMDEPFAALDAQTRDMLHTELQEIWQKTGTTILFVTHNVREAFVLGDRVLLLSARPGRLKKVFKCELPRPRHIEDFALVEAVREVLSDLREEVLAAKQKEQDHENLVG
- a CDS encoding type II secretion system F family protein, whose product is MLIAVFIGIVVIGAAALVYAAVKMPKDQTPLDARLSEYAGREVPISLEEIELQQPFHERVILPILKGISDLIVRFTPAANIQTIQKKLDLAGNPWGVEAPVYWSMQIVFAVLFGGVLSFLFLFGTWRPQWFIAIGLVIFGLVFGYFFPRLYLDSRIARRQENVRKAMPDALDLLTICVEAGLGFDSAMSKVTEEWENELSMALGRVIQEIRLGKLRRDALRDMAERIGISEMTSFVAAVIQSEQLGVSMSRVLRIQADQMRMRRRQRAEEKARQAPVKMMIPLVFLIFPSILIVLLGPAGLILFTSPVGKMFFGGG